One window of Mediterraneibacter butyricigenes genomic DNA carries:
- the cobT gene encoding nicotinate-nucleotide--dimethylbenzimidazole phosphoribosyltransferase encodes MGIGNNWREKAKYRGSEENMELTELQKQITEPDRECEARAEKHWMQLAKPLSGLGKFETMVTQIAGIQRTEQIRLHKKALLVFCADNGVVEEGVTQTGQDVTAVVAGNFLKGETTACKMAQIAGVDLFPIDIGMIRDVEGVSRPEDKVAYGTKNMAKEPAMTRKEAWNAIETGIRKAKERKAEGYQILLTGEMGIGNTTAASAITAVMLNRPVEQVTGRGAGLTGEGVRRKVQAIQRAVEINQPDRREPLDVLAKVGSLDIAGMCGAMLGAALMQMPVVLDGALSMTAALLAVALVPACRSYLIASHVSKEPSCQLLKESLYLDPVLNADMNLGEGTGAVALMPLLDMAAKVYFEMPTFEGIEIKPYEVLK; translated from the coding sequence TACAGAAACAGATCACAGAGCCGGACAGAGAGTGTGAAGCGCGTGCAGAAAAACACTGGATGCAGCTTGCAAAACCGTTGTCGGGGCTTGGGAAATTTGAAACGATGGTGACACAGATTGCAGGGATCCAGCGGACGGAACAGATCCGGCTTCACAAAAAAGCATTGCTGGTATTTTGTGCGGACAATGGGGTGGTGGAAGAAGGGGTGACTCAGACCGGGCAGGATGTGACGGCAGTGGTTGCCGGCAATTTCTTAAAAGGAGAGACCACCGCCTGCAAAATGGCTCAGATTGCGGGCGTGGATCTGTTTCCCATCGATATCGGAATGATCCGGGACGTGGAAGGTGTGAGCCGACCGGAGGATAAGGTGGCTTACGGTACCAAAAATATGGCAAAAGAACCGGCTATGACGAGGAAAGAGGCGTGGAATGCGATTGAGACAGGGATCCGAAAGGCAAAGGAACGCAAAGCCGAGGGCTATCAGATCCTTCTGACCGGGGAGATGGGCATCGGAAATACCACCGCTGCCAGTGCGATCACCGCAGTGATGCTGAATCGTCCGGTGGAACAGGTAACCGGCCGGGGCGCAGGCCTGACGGGCGAAGGCGTTCGGCGAAAGGTTCAGGCCATCCAGAGGGCGGTGGAGATAAATCAGCCGGACCGCAGAGAACCGCTGGATGTACTGGCAAAAGTCGGAAGTCTGGATATCGCAGGAATGTGCGGAGCCATGCTGGGGGCAGCTCTCATGCAGATGCCGGTGGTACTGGACGGGGCATTGTCTATGACAGCGGCACTTCTGGCAGTGGCGCTGGTGCCGGCGTGCAGATCTTATCTGATCGCTTCGCATGTTTCAAAAGAACCGTCCTGTCAGCTTTTGAAAGAATCCTTATATCTGGATCCGGTGCTGAATGCGGACATGAATCTGGGCGAGGGAACCGGAGCGGTGGCGTTGATGCCGCTTCTGGACATGGCAGCAAAGGTCTATTTTGAAATGCCCACCTTTGAAGGCATTGAGATTAAACCATATGAGGTGTTGAAATGA
- a CDS encoding adenosylcobinamide-GDP ribazoletransferase — MKLIQAFIIAISMYSKIPMPRVEWTEESMRYAFCFFPVVGGIIGILQVLAGGVLLTKGNSILFFSCIMTLIPIWITGGIHLDGFVDTVDAISSYGEKEKRLEILKDPHIGAFAAIGLGSLLILQLGCWSLVEKPMLPVIGFGYVLSRALSALSVMLFPPAKKEGLARTFRDNADAGKKRTIGVLVLWTIAGVAGMWNTGGSAGILAAATAFAIWGYYKWFSQRTFGGVSGDQAGYFLVLCETGILIGTILGFWIV, encoded by the coding sequence ATGAAACTGATACAGGCGTTTATCATCGCGATATCTATGTATTCCAAAATTCCCATGCCGCGGGTAGAATGGACAGAAGAATCGATGCGGTATGCTTTCTGTTTCTTTCCGGTAGTCGGAGGAATCATCGGGATCCTTCAGGTGCTGGCAGGAGGCGTGCTTCTGACCAAAGGAAACAGCATCCTCTTTTTCAGTTGTATCATGACGTTGATCCCGATCTGGATCACGGGCGGCATCCATCTGGACGGATTTGTGGATACGGTAGATGCGATTTCTTCTTATGGGGAGAAAGAAAAAAGACTGGAAATCCTGAAAGACCCACACATCGGTGCGTTTGCGGCCATCGGGCTTGGCAGTCTTCTGATTCTGCAGCTTGGATGCTGGAGTCTGGTGGAGAAGCCTATGCTTCCGGTGATCGGATTTGGCTATGTGCTGTCCCGGGCGTTGAGTGCATTGTCGGTGATGCTGTTTCCACCGGCAAAGAAAGAGGGACTGGCACGAACCTTTCGGGACAATGCGGATGCCGGGAAAAAAAGAACGATAGGAGTCCTGGTTCTCTGGACCATCGCAGGTGTGGCTGGTATGTGGAATACCGGAGGCAGTGCCGGAATCCTTGCGGCAGCGACTGCCTTTGCAATCTGGGGCTATTATAAATGGTTCAGTCAACGGACATTTGGGGGCGTCAGCGGTGATCAGGCAGGCTATTTTCTGGTACTTTGCGAGACGGGAATCCTGATTGGAACGATTCTGGGATTTTGGATAGTTTGA
- a CDS encoding histidine phosphatase family protein, whose product MKLILIRHFVAEGNLRHAYIGRTDDPLADCPENERLRQKEYPQAEVLVASPLLRCRQTAEWIYHRKPDIVAEELQEMDFGEFENKNYEELKDDPRYRAWLELEGEGITPGGENRADFICRTRRGFRKLLEQLLEERVDSAAVVAHGGTIMAVLSDLTGKEESYYDWQAENGGAYLLEIEPERWKMEGRLTELRKL is encoded by the coding sequence GTGAAACTGATATTAATCCGACATTTTGTGGCAGAAGGAAATCTGCGTCACGCTTATATCGGACGGACGGATGATCCACTGGCAGACTGCCCGGAAAATGAGCGGTTAAGGCAAAAAGAATATCCGCAGGCAGAGGTGCTGGTGGCAAGTCCGTTGCTTCGCTGCCGACAGACAGCGGAATGGATCTATCATCGAAAGCCGGATATTGTGGCAGAAGAGTTGCAGGAAATGGATTTTGGGGAGTTTGAGAACAAGAACTATGAAGAACTGAAAGACGATCCAAGATACCGGGCATGGCTGGAATTAGAAGGAGAGGGAATTACGCCGGGCGGGGAGAACCGGGCGGATTTCATTTGCCGGACCAGGCGTGGCTTTCGGAAACTTTTGGAACAGTTGCTGGAAGAACGGGTGGACAGCGCAGCGGTGGTGGCACATGGCGGCACGATCATGGCGGTGCTGTCGGATTTGACCGGGAAGGAAGAGTCCTATTATGACTGGCAGGCAGAAAATGGCGGAGCCTATCTGCTGGAGATTGAACCGGAACGCTGGAAAATGGAAGGAAGACTGACGGAGTTGAGGAAATTATGA